The following proteins are encoded in a genomic region of Variovorax paradoxus:
- a CDS encoding phosphopantetheine-binding protein, whose product MSSTAQPPIPAIGDSPEQSPIEQELAVLLVNALNLEVKPEEIGPNDPLYGEGLGLDSIDILEVALEVSRRYGFQLRSDDERNQQIFQSLRTLATHVAQHRSAS is encoded by the coding sequence TTGTCATCGACTGCTCAGCCCCCCATCCCCGCCATTGGCGATTCACCTGAACAGTCGCCGATTGAACAAGAGTTGGCCGTCTTGCTGGTGAACGCGCTCAATCTCGAAGTCAAGCCCGAAGAAATCGGGCCGAACGATCCGCTGTACGGCGAAGGCCTGGGCCTCGATTCGATCGACATCCTCGAAGTTGCGCTCGAAGTGTCACGGCGCTACGGCTTCCAGCTGCGCTCGGACGACGAGCGCAACCAACAGATCTTCCAGTCGCTGCGCACGCTCGCGACCCACGTCGCCCAGCACCGCAGCGCTTCCTGA
- a CDS encoding helicase HerA-like domain-containing protein, which produces MADPLLIARHDTIECALLPSLANRHGLITGATGTGKTVTLQTIAEKLSGIGVPVFMADVKGDLTGMSQKGSIGEKMAATLKERGIELPEPAACPVTLWDVFGEQGHPVRATVSDMGPLLLGRMLDVNETQAGVLNLVFKIADDNGLLLLDLKDLRAMLQYVGENGSQFTTEYGNISAASVGAIQRGLLQIETQGGDKFFGEPMLNIADFMQTVGGKGVVNILAADKLMNSPRLYATFLLWMLSELFEQLPEIGDPDQPKLAFFFDEAHLLFNEAPKALVERIELVVRLVRSKGVGVYFVTQNPLDIPDSVLAQLGNRVQHALRAFTPRDQKAVKATATTMRQKPGLDIETAITELAVGEALVSFLDAKGRPSVTERVYVVPPGSQIGPITPAQRQAVVANSLVAGVYEKTVDRESAYEKLKGRAETAPDAPAAKPGAKDAAESSGAGSMLNDLLFGSTGPRGGKRDGLVQTMAKSAVRTMGTSVGKEILRGVLGGIFGAKKR; this is translated from the coding sequence ATGGCCGACCCCCTTCTGATCGCGCGTCACGACACCATTGAATGCGCCCTGCTCCCCAGCCTGGCCAACCGCCACGGGCTGATCACCGGCGCGACCGGCACGGGCAAGACGGTCACGCTGCAGACCATCGCCGAAAAGCTCTCCGGCATCGGCGTTCCGGTGTTCATGGCCGACGTCAAGGGCGACCTGACCGGCATGAGCCAGAAAGGCAGCATCGGCGAAAAGATGGCCGCCACGCTGAAGGAACGGGGCATCGAGCTGCCCGAACCGGCCGCCTGCCCCGTCACCTTGTGGGACGTGTTCGGCGAACAGGGCCATCCGGTACGGGCTACGGTGTCCGACATGGGCCCGCTGCTGCTGGGCCGCATGCTCGACGTGAACGAAACCCAGGCCGGCGTGCTGAACCTGGTGTTCAAGATTGCCGACGACAACGGCCTGCTGCTGCTCGACCTGAAGGACCTGCGCGCCATGCTGCAGTACGTGGGCGAGAACGGCAGCCAGTTCACCACCGAATACGGCAACATCAGCGCCGCCAGCGTGGGCGCCATCCAGCGCGGCCTGCTGCAGATCGAAACCCAGGGCGGCGACAAGTTCTTCGGCGAGCCGATGCTCAACATCGCCGACTTCATGCAAACCGTGGGCGGCAAGGGCGTGGTCAACATCCTGGCCGCCGACAAGCTCATGAACTCGCCGCGGCTCTACGCCACCTTCCTGCTCTGGATGCTGTCGGAGCTGTTCGAGCAATTGCCCGAAATCGGCGACCCCGACCAGCCCAAGCTGGCCTTCTTCTTCGACGAGGCCCACCTGCTCTTCAACGAGGCGCCCAAGGCGCTGGTCGAACGCATCGAACTCGTGGTGCGGCTGGTGCGCTCCAAGGGCGTGGGCGTCTATTTCGTGACGCAGAACCCCCTCGACATTCCGGATTCGGTGCTGGCCCAGTTGGGCAACCGCGTCCAGCATGCGCTGCGCGCCTTCACCCCGCGCGACCAGAAGGCCGTGAAAGCCACGGCCACCACCATGCGCCAGAAGCCGGGGCTGGACATCGAAACGGCGATTACCGAGCTTGCCGTGGGCGAAGCGCTGGTGAGCTTTCTCGATGCCAAGGGGCGCCCGAGCGTGACCGAGCGCGTGTACGTGGTGCCGCCGGGCAGCCAGATTGGGCCCATCACCCCGGCACAGCGCCAGGCGGTTGTTGCCAATTCGCTCGTCGCCGGCGTGTACGAGAAGACGGTGGACCGCGAATCGGCCTACGAAAAGCTCAAGGGCCGTGCCGAAACCGCGCCCGACGCACCGGCGGCCAAGCCTGGCGCCAAGGACGCGGCCGAATCGTCCGGAGCCGGCAGCATGCTGAACGACCTGCTCTTCGGCAGCACGGGCCCGCGCGGCGGCAAGCGCGACGGGCTGGTGCAGACGATGGCCAAGTCGGCCGTGCGCACCATGGGCACCTCGGTGGGCAAGGAGATCCTGCGCGGCGTGCTGGGCGGCATCTTCGGCGCCAAGAAGCGCTGA
- a CDS encoding DUF1109 domain-containing protein encodes MKTDDLVAMLATGAPAAPRRAAGRRLTLALLAGLPLSFAIMFTEYGLRRDLVQAMFWPMFWVKVLFPLCIAAAGFVMVQRLARPGVQLQRAWIGVAVPVLVVWVLAAMAWFGAPATERMPLLMGQSWRICALSIGFMALPVFAAALLALKSLAPTRAALAGAAAGALAGGVGASVYALHCMELTAPFLAVWYVSGIALPVLVGAVLGPRLLRW; translated from the coding sequence ATGAAAACCGACGATCTCGTGGCCATGCTGGCGACCGGCGCCCCAGCCGCGCCGCGCCGCGCCGCAGGGCGCCGCCTGACCTTGGCACTGCTCGCGGGGTTGCCGTTGTCGTTCGCCATCATGTTCACCGAATACGGATTGCGCCGCGACCTCGTGCAAGCCATGTTCTGGCCGATGTTCTGGGTCAAGGTGCTGTTTCCGCTGTGCATCGCTGCGGCGGGCTTCGTGATGGTGCAGCGCCTTGCGCGGCCAGGCGTGCAGTTGCAGCGCGCGTGGATCGGCGTTGCCGTGCCTGTGCTCGTGGTGTGGGTGCTGGCGGCCATGGCCTGGTTCGGCGCACCGGCCACGGAGCGCATGCCGCTGCTCATGGGCCAGTCGTGGCGGATCTGCGCACTCAGCATCGGGTTCATGGCGCTGCCGGTCTTCGCGGCGGCGCTGCTCGCGTTGAAGAGCCTGGCGCCCACGCGGGCTGCGTTGGCCGGAGCGGCCGCCGGTGCGCTGGCGGGCGGGGTGGGCGCCTCGGTCTACGCGCTACACTGCATGGAGCTGACGGCACCATTCCTTGCGGTCTGGTACGTGAGCGGCATTGCGCTGCCGGTGCTCGTGGGCGCCGTGCTCGGGCCGCGCCTGCTGCGCTGGTGA
- a CDS encoding sigma-70 family RNA polymerase sigma factor yields the protein MARNTMDSKTRMSDAEAALRSLFLRGLDGDATAYREFLQKLSAHLRAFLGKRLFGWPDEVEDLVQECLLAMHNQRHTYQSDQPLTAWVHAIARYKMIDLLRAKSVREALHDPLDDDLAVFAESATDASDARRDLGGLLQTLPERQRLPIVHVKLEGLSVAETASLTGMSESAVKVGIHRGLKALAARMGGKPS from the coding sequence ATGGCACGAAACACAATGGACAGCAAGACGCGAATGAGCGACGCCGAGGCGGCGCTGCGCAGCCTGTTCCTGCGCGGGCTGGACGGCGACGCCACGGCCTATCGCGAATTCCTGCAAAAACTCAGCGCGCACCTGCGCGCCTTTCTGGGCAAGCGCCTGTTCGGCTGGCCCGATGAAGTGGAAGACCTCGTTCAGGAATGCCTGCTCGCCATGCACAACCAGCGCCATACCTACCAGAGCGACCAGCCGCTGACGGCCTGGGTGCATGCCATTGCGCGCTACAAGATGATCGACCTGCTGCGTGCGAAGTCCGTGCGCGAAGCCCTGCATGACCCGCTGGACGACGACCTCGCCGTGTTCGCCGAATCGGCCACCGATGCCAGCGATGCGCGGCGCGACCTCGGCGGCCTGTTGCAGACGCTGCCGGAACGCCAGCGGCTGCCGATCGTGCACGTGAAGCTCGAAGGCCTCTCGGTGGCCGAGACGGCCAGCTTGACCGGCATGTCCGAATCGGCCGTGAAGGTGGGCATCCACCGCGGCCTCAAGGCGCTGGCGGCAAGAATGGGAGGCAAGCCCTCATGA
- a CDS encoding DUF6152 family protein: MMHRRMFVAASLGLALPAWAHHGWSSFDQDRPLYLEGRATKVMWRNPHGELELELPENPTLPSDLKQRPLPKQSTAVDGPGLLAKAQLPTRRDRKWLVELAPLTRLQAWGLEEIKPGTPVAALGFTFTGEKGEAVLRAEYLFVGGKTYGLRSSPA; this comes from the coding sequence ATGATGCACAGGCGCATGTTCGTTGCCGCTTCGCTGGGCCTGGCCCTGCCGGCGTGGGCTCACCACGGCTGGAGCAGTTTCGACCAGGACCGCCCGCTCTACCTGGAGGGGCGCGCGACCAAGGTCATGTGGCGCAACCCGCATGGCGAGCTGGAGCTCGAGCTTCCCGAGAACCCGACTTTGCCGTCGGACCTGAAGCAGCGCCCGCTGCCCAAGCAGAGCACGGCCGTCGACGGCCCAGGGCTGCTGGCCAAGGCCCAGTTGCCGACCCGGCGCGACCGCAAGTGGCTCGTCGAACTGGCGCCGCTCACGCGGCTGCAGGCCTGGGGCCTCGAGGAGATCAAGCCCGGCACCCCGGTGGCCGCACTGGGTTTCACGTTCACAGGTGAAAAAGGCGAAGCGGTGCTGCGCGCCGAATACCTGTTCGTCGGCGGCAAGACCTACGGACTGCGCTCCTCGCCGGCTTGA
- a CDS encoding GTP cyclohydrolase II: MSADSTATSPEISATSAIPVSPLPPIHPSSSTGHIRLTSHAGGFGALPIRWGAATATERGPVVGTTTKRAHRNVIGTHSGSYSVYRALAVAAGALKREHKADLTNTAPTDVIGPYPQWSEPGRIVSLDPWGALVADVFSAELAAGYDIRPTIAITKAHVILPEVIEALQSGRLKADGHFLTTGGAAMVTKAAIEPVWYLPEVARRFGCSETDLRRTLFEETGGMYPELVTRSDLEVFLPPIGGQTLYIFGNPRDLANPEVELTARIHDECNGSDVFGSDICTCRPYLTHAIEECIQGAQRGGVGLIAYSRKEGRALGEVTKFLVYNARKRQVGGDTADQYFARTECVAGVQDMRFQELMPDVFHWLGIKKIHRLVSMSNMKFDAITGSGIEIGERVNIPDELIPADARVEMDAKMAAGYFTPGPVPDAEELKKAKGRGLSE; the protein is encoded by the coding sequence ATGTCCGCAGACAGCACCGCCACCTCTCCCGAGATCTCCGCGACTTCCGCGATCCCCGTCTCACCCCTCCCCCCGATCCATCCTTCGTCGTCGACCGGCCACATCCGGTTGACCTCTCATGCCGGAGGCTTCGGCGCACTGCCCATCCGATGGGGCGCGGCCACCGCCACCGAGCGCGGGCCCGTGGTGGGCACCACCACCAAGCGGGCGCACCGCAACGTCATCGGCACGCACAGCGGTTCGTACAGCGTGTACCGCGCGCTCGCCGTGGCGGCCGGCGCGCTCAAGCGCGAACACAAGGCCGACCTGACCAACACCGCGCCGACCGACGTGATCGGCCCGTATCCTCAATGGAGCGAGCCGGGGCGCATCGTCTCGCTCGACCCCTGGGGCGCATTGGTCGCCGACGTGTTCTCCGCCGAACTCGCCGCGGGCTACGACATCCGCCCGACCATCGCGATCACCAAGGCGCACGTGATCCTGCCCGAGGTGATCGAGGCGCTGCAGAGCGGCCGGCTCAAGGCCGACGGCCACTTTCTCACCACCGGCGGCGCCGCGATGGTGACCAAGGCCGCCATCGAGCCCGTGTGGTATCTGCCCGAGGTGGCGCGGCGCTTCGGCTGCTCCGAAACCGACCTGCGCCGCACGCTGTTCGAGGAAACCGGCGGCATGTACCCCGAACTCGTCACGCGGTCCGACCTCGAGGTGTTCCTGCCACCCATCGGCGGACAGACGCTCTACATCTTCGGCAACCCGCGCGACCTCGCCAACCCCGAGGTGGAGCTCACCGCGCGCATTCACGACGAGTGCAACGGCTCCGACGTGTTCGGCTCCGACATCTGCACCTGCCGCCCCTACCTCACGCACGCCATCGAGGAATGCATCCAGGGCGCGCAGCGCGGCGGCGTGGGTTTGATCGCCTACTCGCGCAAGGAAGGCCGCGCGCTCGGCGAGGTGACCAAGTTCCTGGTCTACAACGCGCGCAAGCGCCAGGTCGGCGGCGACACAGCCGACCAGTATTTCGCGCGCACCGAATGCGTGGCCGGCGTGCAGGACATGCGCTTTCAGGAGCTGATGCCCGACGTCTTCCACTGGCTCGGCATCAAGAAAATCCATCGGCTCGTGTCGATGAGCAACATGAAGTTCGACGCCATCACCGGCTCCGGCATCGAGATCGGCGAGCGCGTGAACATTCCGGACGAACTGATTCCGGCCGACGCCCGCGTCGAGATGGACGCCAAGATGGCGGCCGGCTACTTCACGCCCGGCCCGGTGCCGGACGCGGAGGAACTCAAGAAGGCCAAGGGCCGGGGACTGAGCGAATGA
- a CDS encoding URC4/urg3 family protein, whose protein sequence is MSDNKEHSNNYLPADGSGTLPAGSAGDIDPATEFAPDTSRPAGAATLLRTTGAIRERAAALLARARRGESQWFRIGGDDAADDAARTVAEVTRERYPWDTIPYHSRWRHFEAGGVDRLKQLDALLGKGIDARQRARAHIDLVLVSVLLDAGAGPDWHYTEPATGQRFTRSEGLGVASFHAFTSGLFSSNPDHPLQADAAGLRGLVTDRLGDAFQVSDVNPLVGLAGRAVLLRRLGEAMSEQPETFGDDGRPAGMFDALVAPFGAAAPPTAEITAHQILSLLLETLSRIWPAANAIDSIALDGSDTTGGIGSSDPALALGDCWRHSAVRGPGLTNGWMPFHKLSQWLTYSLLEPFEWAGVKVRQLNALTALPEYRNGGLLIDSGVIVPKDPASLSRVWKAGDEFIVEWRALTVALLDELAPRVRKMLDRTEEELPLACVLEGGTWAAGRALAQRLRDGAPPLLIESDGTVF, encoded by the coding sequence ATGAGCGACAACAAGGAACACAGCAACAACTACCTGCCCGCAGACGGGTCGGGCACCCTGCCGGCCGGCAGCGCTGGCGACATCGATCCGGCGACCGAATTCGCGCCCGACACCAGCCGACCGGCGGGCGCCGCTACCCTCTTGCGCACCACCGGCGCCATTCGCGAGCGCGCGGCCGCGCTGCTCGCCCGCGCACGCCGCGGCGAGTCGCAATGGTTTCGCATCGGCGGCGACGATGCGGCGGACGACGCAGCCCGCACCGTGGCCGAAGTCACGCGCGAGCGCTACCCGTGGGACACCATTCCGTATCACAGCCGCTGGCGCCACTTCGAGGCCGGCGGCGTTGACCGGCTGAAACAGCTCGATGCGCTGCTCGGCAAGGGCATCGATGCCCGTCAGCGTGCCCGCGCGCACATCGACCTGGTGCTGGTGAGCGTGCTGCTCGATGCCGGGGCCGGCCCCGACTGGCACTACACCGAGCCGGCCACGGGCCAGCGCTTCACGCGCTCCGAAGGCCTGGGCGTGGCGAGTTTCCATGCCTTCACGAGCGGACTCTTTTCGTCCAACCCCGACCATCCGCTGCAAGCCGATGCGGCAGGACTGCGCGGCCTGGTCACCGACCGGCTCGGCGACGCCTTTCAAGTGAGCGACGTCAATCCGCTGGTAGGCCTTGCCGGCCGCGCCGTGCTGCTGCGCCGCCTGGGCGAAGCGATGAGCGAACAACCCGAGACTTTCGGTGACGACGGCCGGCCCGCCGGCATGTTCGACGCATTGGTCGCTCCCTTTGGGGCCGCCGCGCCGCCCACCGCCGAAATTACCGCGCACCAGATCCTTTCGCTGCTGCTCGAAACGCTTTCCCGCATTTGGCCCGCCGCCAACGCCATTGACAGCATCGCGCTCGACGGCAGCGACACCACGGGCGGCATCGGTTCGAGCGACCCGGCACTCGCGCTGGGCGACTGCTGGCGCCACAGCGCGGTGCGCGGGCCGGGCCTTACCAACGGATGGATGCCGTTCCACAAGCTTTCGCAATGGCTCACTTATTCGCTGCTCGAACCCTTCGAGTGGGCGGGCGTGAAGGTGCGCCAGCTCAATGCGCTCACCGCCCTGCCCGAATACCGCAACGGCGGCCTCCTGATCGACAGCGGCGTGATCGTGCCGAAGGACCCGGCTTCTCTTTCGCGCGTATGGAAGGCCGGGGACGAGTTCATCGTGGAATGGCGTGCGCTCACCGTGGCGCTGCTCGACGAGCTCGCACCGCGCGTGCGCAAGATGCTCGACCGCACCGAGGAAGAATTGCCGCTGGCCTGCGTGCTCGAGGGCGGCACCTGGGCCGCCGGCCGTGCGCTGGCACAACGCTTGCGTGACGGAGCACCACCGCTCCTGATCGAGAGCGACGGCACCGTCTTTTAG
- the upp gene encoding uracil phosphoribosyltransferase produces MSNVHLVDHPLVQHKLTLMRRKDASTNSFRRLLNEISMLMAYEVTRDMPMQDIEVETPLETMQAKVIDGKKLVLVSILRAGTGILDGMLTVVPGARVGHIGLYRDPKTLTAVEYYFKMPGEMENRDVIVVDPMLATGNSAVAAVERLKELSPKSIKFVCLLTCPEGVATLQKAHPDVPIYTAAIDRELNSHGYILPGLGDAGDRIFGTK; encoded by the coding sequence ATGAGCAACGTCCACCTCGTCGATCACCCTCTCGTCCAGCACAAGCTCACGCTGATGCGCCGCAAGGATGCCTCCACCAACAGCTTCCGCCGGCTCCTGAATGAAATCAGCATGCTCATGGCCTACGAGGTCACGCGCGACATGCCGATGCAGGACATCGAGGTCGAGACCCCGCTCGAGACCATGCAGGCCAAGGTCATCGACGGCAAGAAGCTGGTGCTGGTGTCCATCCTCCGCGCGGGCACCGGCATCCTGGACGGCATGCTCACCGTGGTGCCGGGCGCACGCGTCGGCCACATCGGCCTGTACCGCGACCCCAAGACGCTGACCGCGGTCGAGTACTACTTCAAGATGCCCGGCGAGATGGAGAACCGCGACGTGATCGTGGTCGACCCGATGCTGGCCACCGGCAACTCGGCGGTGGCTGCCGTGGAGCGCTTGAAGGAACTCAGCCCGAAGTCGATCAAGTTCGTCTGCCTGCTGACCTGCCCCGAAGGCGTCGCGACCCTGCAGAAGGCGCACCCCGACGTGCCGATCTACACCGCCGCGATCGACCGCGAGCTGAACAGCCACGGGTACATCCTGCCCGGGCTCGGAGACGCCGGCGACCGGATTTTTGGGACCAAGTAA
- a CDS encoding BMP family protein has product MTARRQLIIRSAALAAALAAGAPGLAWAQAKLKVAAVYTVPFEQQWVGRIHKALKAAEARGEIEYKATENVSNADYERVMREYATGGNQLILGEVFGVEAAARKVAKDFPKVAFLMGSSLKPQAPNFSVFDNYIQEPAYLSGMVAGGITKSNRIGMVGGFPIPEVNRLMNAFMAGAKETNPKVEFSVSFINSWFDPPKAKEAAFAMIDKGADVMYAERFGVSDAAKEKGKLAIGNVIDTQAQYPDTVVASALWNFEPSADRAIKLVKEGKFAAEDYGVYSTMKHKGSELAPLGTFEKKVPADIVAKVKAKQADILSGKATIKVDDSQPKSTAK; this is encoded by the coding sequence GTGACAGCACGCCGTCAGTTGATCATTCGTTCCGCCGCCTTGGCCGCCGCGCTTGCGGCGGGCGCGCCGGGCCTTGCATGGGCGCAGGCCAAGCTCAAGGTGGCGGCGGTGTACACCGTGCCCTTCGAGCAGCAATGGGTGGGCCGCATCCACAAGGCGCTGAAGGCGGCGGAAGCGCGCGGCGAGATCGAATACAAGGCCACCGAGAACGTCAGCAACGCCGACTACGAGCGCGTGATGCGCGAGTACGCCACCGGCGGCAACCAGCTGATCCTGGGCGAAGTGTTCGGCGTGGAAGCCGCGGCGCGCAAGGTCGCGAAAGACTTTCCGAAGGTCGCCTTCCTCATGGGCTCGTCGCTCAAGCCGCAGGCGCCCAACTTCAGCGTGTTCGACAACTACATCCAGGAGCCGGCGTACCTCTCCGGCATGGTGGCCGGCGGCATAACTAAGAGCAATCGCATCGGCATGGTCGGCGGCTTTCCCATCCCGGAAGTGAACCGGCTCATGAACGCGTTCATGGCGGGCGCGAAGGAAACGAATCCGAAGGTCGAGTTCAGCGTGAGCTTCATCAACAGCTGGTTCGATCCGCCGAAGGCCAAGGAAGCCGCTTTTGCGATGATCGACAAGGGCGCCGACGTGATGTACGCCGAGCGCTTCGGCGTCTCGGACGCAGCCAAGGAAAAGGGCAAGCTCGCCATCGGCAACGTGATCGACACGCAGGCGCAATACCCCGACACGGTGGTGGCCTCCGCGCTGTGGAACTTCGAACCCTCGGCCGACCGCGCCATCAAGCTCGTGAAGGAAGGCAAGTTCGCCGCCGAAGACTACGGCGTCTACTCGACCATGAAGCACAAGGGCTCCGAACTCGCGCCGCTCGGCACGTTCGAGAAGAAGGTGCCGGCCGACATCGTGGCCAAGGTGAAGGCCAAGCAGGCCGACATCCTGTCGGGCAAGGCGACCATCAAGGTCGACGACTCGCAACCGAAATCGACCGCCAAGTGA
- a CDS encoding 5'-methylthioadenosine/S-adenosylhomocysteine nucleosidase, with protein MTMRWRSLLAAGLLALGLAGCAGMYKTGGADIGSTRLDDTPRIAVVSAFEPELKLLLGRLRGAARHSLNGVEFTTGTLEGKPVVLFLSGISMTNATMNTQLVLDRFRISHIVFSGIAGGVNPSLHVGDVTVPAQWGQYLEVLMARETAPAKYSAPPFIKDATLPNFGMMFPRPVEVRSAAKPAIERKFWFEADPKMLEVARSIRSVDLANCSGGKCLARKPQLVVGGNGVSGQAFMDNKAYREYTFKTFQANVLDMETAAVGMVAYSNGVPYIAFRSLSDLAGGGEGENEMGTFMGIAADNSAKVMLAFLAAWK; from the coding sequence ATGACGATGCGCTGGCGCTCTCTTCTTGCGGCCGGCTTGCTGGCCCTCGGCCTGGCGGGTTGCGCCGGTATGTACAAGACCGGCGGTGCCGACATCGGCAGCACGCGCCTGGACGACACGCCGCGCATCGCGGTCGTGTCGGCCTTCGAGCCCGAGCTCAAGCTGCTGCTCGGGCGCCTGCGGGGGGCCGCCAGGCACAGCCTGAACGGGGTCGAGTTCACCACCGGCACGCTCGAAGGCAAGCCGGTCGTGCTGTTCCTCTCGGGCATCAGCATGACGAACGCGACCATGAACACGCAGCTGGTGCTCGACCGCTTTCGCATCAGCCACATCGTGTTCAGCGGCATCGCCGGCGGGGTGAACCCGTCGCTGCACGTGGGCGACGTCACGGTGCCGGCGCAATGGGGCCAGTACCTCGAGGTGCTGATGGCGCGCGAAACCGCGCCGGCCAAATACAGCGCCCCGCCCTTCATCAAGGACGCGACGCTGCCCAACTTCGGAATGATGTTTCCGCGCCCGGTCGAGGTGCGCTCGGCCGCCAAACCGGCCATCGAGCGCAAGTTCTGGTTCGAGGCCGATCCGAAGATGCTCGAGGTGGCGCGCAGCATCCGCAGCGTCGACCTGGCGAACTGCAGTGGCGGGAAGTGCCTCGCCCGCAAGCCCCAGCTCGTCGTCGGCGGCAACGGCGTCTCGGGCCAGGCCTTCATGGACAACAAGGCGTACCGCGAATACACCTTCAAGACCTTCCAGGCCAACGTGCTCGACATGGAAACCGCGGCCGTGGGCATGGTGGCCTACAGCAACGGCGTGCCGTACATCGCCTTCCGCTCGCTGAGCGATCTCGCGGGCGGTGGCGAGGGCGAGAACGAGATGGGCACCTTCATGGGCATCGCGGCCGACAACTCGGCCAAGGTCATGCTGGCGTTCCTGGCTGCGTGGAAGTGA
- a CDS encoding ABC transporter ATP-binding protein — protein MTGTTVLRLRGITKRFGTLVANDAISLDLQAGEVLALLGENGAGKSTLMSILFGHYVADEGRIEVFGAPLPPGNPKAALAAGVGMVHQHFTLADNLSVLDNVMMGTEPLWLPVSRRAAARARLLDVAQRFGLPVQPDAKIGSLSVGERQRVEILKALYRGARILILDEPTAVLTPQESEALFATLAQMVAQGLSVIFISHKLGEVLRVSHRIAVLRGGKLVAEARTADTTQAQLALWMVGHAVEAPQRRPARSVGDAVCVLDHVSTASGKDGGQDHSSALREVSLTLRAGEITAIAGVSGNGQVALAELLCGTRRAVSGTAQLMGRALPPSPARLVQRGVARIPEDRHAVGVVGDLPVWENAVSERLRSPVFSRWSWFVRRAAARLHARRIEEAFDVRGAGLMAPARSLSGGNMQKLILGRALLAPEQAEEAKGSDDKKYPTRAPRLIVAHQPTWGLDIGAVAYVQQQLIAARDAGAAVLVISDDLDEVLALGDRVAVMHGGHLGEARPASAWTREAIGLAMAGATAPQRPGGTS, from the coding sequence ATGACCGGCACCACGGTTCTCCGCCTCCGGGGCATCACCAAGCGCTTCGGCACGCTCGTGGCGAACGACGCCATCTCGCTCGACCTGCAGGCCGGCGAAGTGCTCGCGCTGCTCGGCGAGAACGGCGCGGGCAAGTCGACGCTCATGTCCATCCTGTTCGGCCACTATGTCGCCGACGAAGGCCGCATCGAGGTGTTCGGCGCCCCGCTGCCGCCGGGCAACCCCAAGGCCGCACTCGCTGCCGGCGTCGGCATGGTGCACCAGCATTTCACGCTGGCCGACAACCTCAGCGTGCTCGACAACGTGATGATGGGCACCGAGCCGCTGTGGCTCCCGGTGTCGCGCCGCGCGGCCGCGCGTGCGCGACTGCTCGACGTGGCGCAGCGCTTCGGCTTGCCGGTGCAGCCCGACGCGAAGATCGGCAGCTTGTCGGTCGGCGAGCGGCAGCGCGTGGAGATCCTCAAGGCGCTGTATCGCGGTGCGCGCATCCTGATCCTCGACGAGCCGACCGCCGTGCTCACGCCGCAAGAGAGCGAGGCGCTGTTCGCCACGCTTGCGCAGATGGTGGCGCAGGGCCTCTCGGTGATCTTCATCAGCCACAAGCTCGGCGAGGTGCTGCGCGTGTCGCACCGCATCGCCGTGCTGCGCGGCGGCAAGCTCGTGGCCGAGGCGCGCACGGCCGATACCACGCAGGCGCAGCTCGCGCTGTGGATGGTCGGGCATGCGGTTGAAGCGCCGCAGCGGCGGCCGGCCAGGTCCGTCGGCGATGCCGTGTGCGTGCTCGACCACGTCAGCACTGCATCGGGCAAGGACGGCGGGCAGGACCATTCAAGCGCCCTCCGCGAGGTGTCGCTGACGCTGCGCGCCGGCGAGATCACCGCCATTGCGGGCGTCTCGGGCAACGGCCAGGTGGCGCTGGCCGAACTGTTGTGCGGCACGCGCCGCGCCGTCTCGGGCACCGCGCAATTGATGGGCCGCGCGCTGCCGCCCTCGCCGGCGCGGCTGGTGCAACGCGGCGTGGCGCGCATTCCCGAAGACCGGCATGCGGTGGGCGTGGTCGGCGACCTGCCGGTGTGGGAGAACGCAGTGTCGGAGCGGCTGCGCAGCCCGGTCTTCTCGCGCTGGTCGTGGTTTGTGCGGCGCGCCGCGGCCCGTCTGCATGCCCGGCGCATCGAAGAAGCGTTCGACGTGCGCGGTGCCGGACTGATGGCGCCAGCGCGTTCGCTCTCCGGCGGGAACATGCAGAAGCTGATCCTGGGGCGCGCACTGCTGGCGCCCGAACAGGCCGAAGAGGCCAAGGGAAGCGACGACAAGAAGTATCCGACGCGCGCGCCCCGCCTCATCGTGGCGCACCAGCCGACCTGGGGCCTGGACATCGGTGCCGTCGCCTATGTGCAGCAGCAACTCATCGCCGCGCGCGATGCCGGCGCGGCGGTATTGGTGATTTCCGACGATCTCGACGAAGTGCTGGCGCTCGGCGACCGCGTGGCCGTGATGCATGGCGGCCATCTCGGCGAAGCGCGCCCCGCATCGGCGTGGACGCGCGAAGCCATCGGGTTGGCGATGGCCGGCGCGACGGCGCCTCAGCGCCCGGGAGGCACGTCATGA